From one Erythrobacter sp. HKB08 genomic stretch:
- a CDS encoding DUF1993 family protein: MPLTLYDAIVPTWLQVTGSVQGLIDKAEQWCTDEGHAPSELIGACLATDMLPFAYQVKSCWVHSALALEGAKEGKFAPHMDPPPDSFDGLRDLLDQAVSVMKETDADELEAIAGNDMVFTIGDKFRLDFTVQNFLLGFSNPNFFFHATTAYDILRMKGIEIGKRDYLGQLPVKG; encoded by the coding sequence ATGCCGCTTACGCTTTACGATGCGATCGTGCCGACATGGCTTCAGGTCACCGGTTCCGTCCAAGGGCTCATCGACAAGGCCGAGCAATGGTGCACCGACGAAGGCCATGCGCCGAGCGAGCTGATCGGCGCCTGCCTTGCGACCGACATGCTGCCCTTCGCCTACCAGGTGAAGAGCTGCTGGGTTCACTCCGCCCTGGCGCTGGAAGGCGCCAAGGAGGGCAAGTTCGCCCCGCATATGGACCCGCCACCCGACAGCTTCGATGGCCTGCGCGACCTGCTCGACCAGGCGGTGTCGGTCATGAAGGAGACCGATGCGGACGAGCTCGAGGCCATTGCGGGCAACGACATGGTCTTCACGATCGGCGACAAGTTCCGCCTCGACTTCACCGTGCAGAATTTCCTGCTCGGGTTCAGCAACCCGAACTTCTTCTTCCACGCGACCACCGCCTACGACATCCTGCGCATGAAGGGCATCGAGATCGGCAAGCGCGACTACCTCGGCCAGTTGCCGGTGAAAGGCTG
- a CDS encoding ATP-binding cassette domain-containing protein encodes MSFDIEIRIRRGERDIGARIESAERVVALVGPSGIGKTSVLHAIAGLLQPDEGRIAVGGATLFDSARGIDLPPEARRAGYVFQDSRLFPHLTVERNLAFAASHAQGEASIGQDDLCALLDIAHLLNRDPSALSGGETRRVAIARALLSAPRFLLLDEPLSSLDPERAEAVLTCIERLRDTLAMPMLYVSHSASEVARLTKTIVEMPQAH; translated from the coding sequence ATGTCCTTTGACATCGAGATTAGAATCCGCCGCGGCGAGCGCGACATTGGCGCAAGGATCGAAAGCGCTGAGCGGGTCGTCGCCCTCGTCGGGCCGTCGGGCATCGGCAAGACCAGCGTGCTGCATGCCATTGCCGGTCTGCTCCAACCCGACGAAGGCCGGATTGCCGTTGGCGGTGCGACGCTGTTCGACAGTGCGCGAGGTATCGACCTTCCGCCCGAAGCGCGCCGTGCCGGATATGTCTTTCAGGACAGCCGCCTCTTCCCGCACCTGACTGTCGAGCGGAACCTCGCCTTCGCGGCGAGCCACGCGCAGGGCGAGGCGTCTATCGGACAAGACGATCTTTGCGCCTTGCTCGACATCGCTCACCTGCTCAACCGCGATCCCTCCGCTCTCTCGGGAGGCGAAACGCGGCGCGTCGCAATTGCCCGCGCACTGCTGTCAGCGCCGCGCTTCCTGCTGCTCGATGAGCCACTGTCGTCGCTCGACCCGGAACGCGCCGAGGCGGTCCTCACTTGCATCGAGCGGCTGCGCGATACGCTCGCCATGCCGATGCTCTATGTCTCTCACAGCGCGAGCGAAGTCGCGCGGCTGACGAAAACGATAGTCGAGATGCCGCAAGCGCATTAG
- the hspQ gene encoding heat shock protein HspQ produces the protein MDRSQFFSPQAGRTIEVPRHARARFGIGDVVKHRMFDFRGVIFDIDPVFANSEEWYESIPEHIRPHRDQPFYHLLAENDESSYVAYVSQQNLLPDPEGGPVDHPNVAELFEQFANGRYKMRRSLTH, from the coding sequence ATGGATCGCAGCCAGTTCTTTTCCCCGCAGGCGGGACGCACCATCGAGGTGCCGCGTCATGCGCGGGCGCGGTTCGGGATCGGCGATGTGGTCAAGCACCGCATGTTCGACTTCCGCGGGGTGATTTTCGACATCGATCCGGTCTTCGCGAACAGCGAGGAATGGTACGAATCGATTCCCGAGCACATCCGTCCGCATCGCGACCAGCCGTTCTACCACCTGCTCGCCGAGAACGACGAGAGCAGCTACGTCGCCTATGTCAGCCAGCAGAACCTGCTGCCCGACCCGGAAGGCGGTCCGGTCGACCATCCCAATGTCGCGGAACTGTTCGAGCAGTTTGCCAACGGCCGCTACAAGATGCGGCGCTCGCTGACGCATTGA
- a CDS encoding SDR family NAD(P)-dependent oxidoreductase — MALSFDLEGRTALVTGASSGIGEQLALALARHGARVVVAARRVERIERLAQRISGQGGEALAVAMDVTDEQSTADAFDKAEQAFGTIDTIIANAGVTEPGRSTDISAEALSRVLDTNLKGVYLTAREGARRMIAAGSRENEQGRIILIGSITAEMTNQGDAAYAASKAAVAHLGRQFAREWVRQGINVNTIQPGYIQTELTGGWFDSEGGKRQIAGWHRRRIMDIDALDDAVIFLSSDRSRYVTGATLTIDDGQSL; from the coding sequence TTGGCCCTGAGTTTCGACCTTGAAGGTAGGACCGCGCTCGTGACCGGCGCATCCTCGGGTATTGGCGAGCAGCTTGCCCTGGCACTGGCTCGTCACGGCGCGCGGGTCGTCGTTGCGGCAAGGCGTGTCGAGCGGATCGAGCGCCTGGCACAGCGGATTTCCGGGCAGGGCGGCGAGGCGCTGGCGGTCGCGATGGACGTGACCGACGAGCAGTCGACCGCCGATGCTTTCGACAAGGCCGAGCAGGCCTTCGGGACCATCGATACGATCATCGCAAATGCCGGTGTGACCGAGCCCGGTCGTTCGACCGACATCTCGGCAGAAGCCCTTTCGCGCGTGCTCGATACCAATCTGAAGGGCGTCTACCTGACGGCGCGCGAAGGTGCCCGCCGGATGATCGCTGCCGGTTCGCGCGAGAACGAGCAGGGGCGGATCATCCTGATCGGTTCGATCACCGCTGAAATGACCAATCAGGGCGATGCCGCCTACGCGGCGAGCAAGGCAGCCGTTGCGCATCTCGGGCGGCAGTTCGCCCGCGAATGGGTGCGCCAGGGCATCAATGTGAACACCATACAACCCGGCTATATCCAGACCGAGCTCACCGGAGGGTGGTTCGACAGCGAGGGCGGGAAACGCCAGATCGCAGGCTGGCATCGGCGGCGCATCATGGACATCGATGCGCTCGATGACGCAGTGATTTTCCTCTCATCCGACCGCTCGCGCTATGTGACCGGAGCTACGCTGACCATCGACGACGGGCAGTCGCTCTGA
- a CDS encoding GcrA family cell cycle regulator: MSWTEERIATLKKMWEGGSTASQIAEELGGVSRNAVIGKAHRLGLKSRPSPVKANDKKAKKPAAKAKAPAKKAAAPKAPAKKATPAAPARPAAEPAPKPAAAGPANQSQPLPNPTPDLPKIVSVGPGGFLRQGPGDQQAPIPPAPPRRLVPAKPSPEIADKTSLLDLSDKVCRWPMGHPGEPDFHFCGEKVNPGFPYCVEHCGRAYQAQLPRGARRPPPPLPFGGPRVR; the protein is encoded by the coding sequence ATGAGCTGGACCGAAGAACGCATCGCCACCCTCAAGAAGATGTGGGAAGGCGGATCGACCGCGAGCCAGATTGCAGAAGAACTCGGCGGCGTGTCGCGCAACGCGGTGATCGGCAAGGCGCATCGCCTCGGCCTCAAGTCACGTCCTTCGCCGGTGAAGGCGAACGACAAGAAGGCGAAGAAGCCTGCTGCCAAGGCAAAGGCTCCTGCCAAGAAGGCTGCTGCACCCAAGGCGCCTGCCAAGAAGGCTACTCCGGCTGCACCGGCGCGCCCGGCGGCTGAGCCTGCGCCGAAGCCTGCCGCTGCAGGCCCGGCCAACCAGTCGCAACCGCTGCCCAACCCGACGCCCGACCTGCCGAAAATCGTTTCGGTCGGCCCCGGCGGCTTCCTGCGCCAGGGCCCCGGTGACCAGCAGGCTCCGATCCCGCCGGCACCGCCGCGCCGCCTGGTACCGGCCAAACCGAGCCCCGAGATCGCCGACAAGACGAGCCTGCTCGACCTGTCGGACAAGGTCTGCCGCTGGCCGATGGGCCATCCGGGCGAGCCGGATTTCCACTTCTGCGGCGAAAAGGTGAACCCGGGCTTCCCCTATTGCGTCGAGCATTGCGGCCGGGCCTATCAGGCACAGCTTCCCCGCGGTGCGCGCCGGCCCCCGCCGCCGCTGCCGTTCGGCGGTCCGCGCGTGCGCTGA
- a CDS encoding TetR family transcriptional regulator C-terminal domain-containing protein, protein MERPQSTFTRADPDERRQSLIEATARVLADRGAAGVSVRTICAEAGVSPGLLRHYFAGVSEAIAEAYRWTGTNIDTALAAAVEAAGDDPRARLLAYLAASFRPPIASPELLASYVAFWSLSGSDPSVAAVRAEVYGEFRSGLEELIHALRPELEDMRLPAVALTALIDGLWLELSLGNAPFTADEAEALAERWLDALLG, encoded by the coding sequence ATGGAAAGACCGCAATCCACCTTCACCCGGGCCGACCCGGACGAGCGGCGGCAGAGCCTCATCGAGGCGACTGCGCGCGTTCTGGCAGATCGCGGCGCAGCCGGGGTGTCGGTTCGGACGATCTGCGCCGAAGCGGGCGTCTCGCCGGGCTTGCTGCGGCATTATTTCGCAGGCGTGTCCGAAGCGATTGCCGAGGCCTATCGCTGGACCGGGACGAACATCGACACGGCCCTGGCCGCGGCCGTCGAGGCTGCGGGCGACGATCCGCGCGCCCGGCTGCTCGCCTACCTCGCCGCAAGCTTCCGTCCGCCGATCGCCTCGCCCGAATTGCTCGCGAGCTATGTCGCCTTCTGGAGCCTGAGCGGCAGCGATCCTTCCGTCGCTGCGGTGCGCGCGGAAGTTTACGGCGAGTTTCGCTCGGGACTGGAGGAGCTTATCCACGCCCTGCGGCCCGAGCTGGAGGACATGCGCCTCCCCGCCGTTGCGCTGACAGCGCTAATCGACGGGCTGTGGTTGGAACTCTCGCTCGGCAATGCACCCTTCACGGCCGATGAGGCCGAGGCGCTGGCGGAACGCTGGCTAGACGCCCTGCTCGGCTGA
- a CDS encoding ABC transporter permease — protein MADQARTSMNSDPDTDEVALVGKTTGGESRFRPRGEPIFTGINRIGLLSLYIKEVRRFLKVQTQTIWGPAVSTILFLIIFDVALGRGDRTVLGVPFADFIAPGLIVMAMIQNAFANASFSLLAGKIQGTIIDLLMPPLSEGELMAGIVGAAITRAFMVGGALALAIVLYPGATLHLAAPWAILWFGLMGSAMLSLFGLLTSIWAEKFDHNAAVTTLIVAPLALLSGTFYTIDNLSGPFEAVSRLNPFFYVISGFRYGFIGQSDIGPGAEPVVWAGAGLLVFNALLALIVYKVLKSGWKLKD, from the coding sequence ATGGCCGATCAAGCCCGCACCAGCATGAATTCCGACCCGGATACCGACGAGGTTGCTCTTGTCGGGAAAACGACCGGCGGGGAAAGCCGGTTCCGGCCCCGAGGCGAGCCGATTTTCACCGGCATAAACCGCATCGGGTTGCTCAGCCTCTATATTAAGGAGGTCCGGCGTTTTCTCAAGGTGCAGACGCAGACGATCTGGGGCCCGGCAGTCAGCACGATCCTGTTCCTGATCATCTTCGACGTCGCTTTGGGGCGCGGAGACCGCACGGTCCTCGGCGTGCCTTTCGCCGACTTCATCGCGCCCGGCCTTATCGTGATGGCGATGATCCAGAACGCCTTCGCCAATGCCAGCTTCTCGCTGCTTGCAGGCAAGATCCAGGGCACCATCATCGATTTATTGATGCCGCCGCTCTCCGAAGGCGAGCTGATGGCCGGCATCGTTGGCGCGGCGATCACGCGCGCTTTCATGGTCGGCGGTGCGCTCGCGCTGGCAATCGTGCTGTATCCCGGAGCGACGCTGCATCTTGCAGCGCCGTGGGCGATCCTGTGGTTCGGCCTGATGGGGTCCGCCATGCTGTCGCTCTTCGGCCTGCTGACCTCGATCTGGGCGGAAAAGTTCGACCACAATGCTGCCGTCACGACGCTGATCGTCGCACCGCTCGCGCTGCTGTCGGGCACGTTCTACACGATCGACAACCTGTCCGGTCCGTTCGAGGCGGTTAGCCGCCTGAACCCGTTCTTCTATGTGATTTCCGGCTTCCGCTACGGTTTCATCGGGCAGAGCGATATCGGGCCTGGTGCCGAACCGGTCGTCTGGGCCGGCGCGGGCCTGCTCGTGTTCAACGCTCTGCTGGCGCTGATCGTCTACAAGGTCCTGAAGTCGGGCTGGAAGCTCAAGGACTGA
- the modA gene encoding molybdate ABC transporter substrate-binding protein — MIVLAASSLQAPLEDLAEQWEARGHDAPVFSFASSAALARQVETDAAADIFISADRQWTDYLLANAPALREQARTVATNRLVVGRHVSDQAAPVAASDLSSLLAEGRIATGDPDAVPLGRYAREALEAAGAWNEASPRLVYAQSARAAFRLVARGEAPTGILYASDVSQTDKVEAVFTFDAASHSPIEYIAVQLPASGHPEATEFLAFLASADAAATFERYGFGRP; from the coding sequence GTGATAGTGCTTGCGGCATCGAGCCTGCAGGCACCGCTGGAAGACCTGGCCGAACAATGGGAAGCGCGGGGCCATGATGCGCCGGTCTTCTCCTTCGCTTCATCCGCCGCTCTTGCGCGGCAGGTCGAGACCGATGCGGCGGCCGACATCTTCATTTCGGCGGATCGGCAGTGGACCGACTACCTGCTCGCCAATGCTCCTGCGCTGCGGGAGCAGGCGCGGACAGTCGCGACGAACCGGCTCGTCGTGGGACGGCATGTCTCGGACCAGGCTGCGCCTGTCGCCGCAAGCGATCTCTCCAGCTTGCTTGCCGAAGGTCGGATAGCGACCGGCGACCCGGACGCCGTTCCGCTCGGTCGCTATGCCCGCGAGGCGCTCGAAGCTGCGGGTGCGTGGAATGAAGCCTCTCCCCGCCTCGTCTATGCCCAGTCCGCCCGCGCCGCATTCAGGCTGGTCGCCCGCGGCGAGGCGCCGACCGGTATACTCTACGCAAGCGACGTGTCGCAGACCGACAAGGTCGAGGCGGTCTTCACCTTCGATGCCGCCAGCCACTCCCCGATCGAATATATCGCGGTTCAGCTTCCTGCGAGCGGCCATCCCGAAGCGACCGAGTTCCTCGCCTTCCTCGCCTCCGCAGACGCCGCCGCGACATTCGAGCGCTACGGCTTCGGGCGCCCCTGA
- the modB gene encoding molybdate ABC transporter permease subunit, which yields MLTAAEWEIVALSLQVSAVAILFSLPIAYALAWVLARKRFPGKILLDALVHLPLVVPPVVTGYVLLLLFGRTGPIGGALEEWFGISLVFRWTGAALAAAVMALPLMVRAMRLSIEAVDRRYVEAARSLGANRWQAFLRVTLPLSLPGIAAGLVLGFARSLGEFGATITFVSNIPGETRTLPLAIYNALQIPGTDVLVARLAVISVLLSLLALLASEWLVRRQVGGRGHVL from the coding sequence ATGCTGACCGCCGCCGAATGGGAAATCGTCGCGCTGTCGCTTCAGGTCAGCGCGGTCGCGATCCTGTTCAGCCTGCCGATTGCCTACGCACTTGCATGGGTACTCGCGAGGAAACGCTTTCCCGGCAAGATCCTGCTCGATGCGCTGGTCCACCTGCCGCTCGTCGTCCCGCCGGTGGTCACGGGCTATGTCCTCCTGCTCCTGTTCGGTCGCACCGGCCCGATCGGCGGCGCGCTCGAAGAGTGGTTCGGCATATCACTCGTGTTCCGCTGGACCGGTGCAGCGCTTGCCGCCGCCGTCATGGCGCTGCCGCTCATGGTGCGCGCGATGCGGCTCTCCATCGAGGCGGTCGACCGGCGTTATGTCGAAGCCGCACGCAGCCTCGGTGCGAACCGCTGGCAGGCCTTCTTGCGGGTCACCTTACCGCTCAGCCTGCCGGGTATCGCTGCCGGGCTAGTGCTCGGCTTTGCCCGCAGTCTCGGCGAGTTCGGCGCGACGATCACTTTCGTGTCGAACATTCCCGGCGAAACGCGGACGCTCCCGCTGGCGATCTACAACGCGCTGCAAATTCCCGGGACCGATGTGCTGGTCGCGCGCCTCGCGGTGATCAGCGTCCTGCTATCGCTGCTCGCCCTGCTCGCAAGCGAATGGCTGGTCCGGCGGCAGGTCGGAGGGCGCGGCCATGTCCTTTGA
- a CDS encoding APC family permease, with translation MSDTSAPAKGSGRKLGLYAAIALVMGNMIGSGVFLLPASLAPFGWNAVLGWIVTTAGTLVLAWVLAALTKGRPLAADPAGFVTEAFGRLPAFLVSWVYWVSVWTAVASIAVAGVSYLSMFIPAIGETAMAPALSAIALVWAMTLINLRGVHAAGRFQIVTVLLKLLPLIAIIVIAALVLGSGSGEIRPFEMREINGVDLRGAAALTLFALLGFECASLAAARVENPQVNIPRATMWGTALTGLVYLLVCSAVALMLPEALVAASPAPLATFIETYWNPEAAALVSLFAIVSCVGAINGWVLMQGEMPRNMADRRMLPAWWGRTDDGGTPRRALIASSLVATACLLLNSSRSMQGIYEFMLLLSTSSALWLYLACTLAAWRMRVARGFALVGALYALWTLWGAGLEASGWSLVLMVAGLPLWWLARREDARGPASAEQGV, from the coding sequence GTGAGCGACACTAGCGCGCCAGCGAAAGGTTCGGGCCGCAAGCTCGGCCTCTATGCCGCGATCGCGCTGGTGATGGGCAACATGATCGGATCGGGTGTGTTCCTGCTGCCTGCCAGCCTCGCACCGTTCGGCTGGAATGCCGTGCTCGGCTGGATCGTCACGACGGCGGGCACATTGGTGCTCGCCTGGGTGCTGGCCGCGCTGACCAAGGGCCGGCCATTGGCCGCCGATCCGGCCGGTTTCGTGACCGAGGCCTTCGGACGCTTGCCGGCCTTTCTCGTTTCGTGGGTGTACTGGGTATCGGTGTGGACCGCAGTCGCATCGATCGCGGTGGCTGGCGTCAGCTACCTGTCGATGTTCATCCCGGCCATCGGCGAAACCGCCATGGCCCCGGCGCTAAGCGCAATCGCGCTGGTGTGGGCGATGACGCTGATCAACCTGCGCGGCGTGCATGCGGCGGGACGGTTCCAGATCGTCACCGTGCTGCTCAAGCTGTTGCCGCTCATCGCAATTATCGTGATCGCTGCACTGGTTCTGGGATCGGGCAGCGGCGAGATACGTCCCTTCGAGATGCGCGAGATCAACGGGGTAGACCTGCGCGGAGCTGCCGCGCTCACGCTATTCGCTCTCCTCGGCTTCGAATGCGCGAGCCTTGCTGCAGCGCGGGTCGAAAACCCGCAGGTCAATATCCCGCGCGCGACCATGTGGGGGACGGCGCTGACCGGGCTGGTCTACCTGCTGGTATGCAGCGCGGTCGCCCTGATGCTGCCGGAGGCACTGGTCGCCGCCTCGCCCGCGCCGCTGGCTACCTTCATCGAGACTTACTGGAATCCGGAGGCGGCGGCGCTCGTATCGCTCTTCGCCATCGTCAGCTGCGTCGGCGCGATCAATGGCTGGGTGCTGATGCAGGGCGAGATGCCGCGCAACATGGCCGATCGCCGCATGCTGCCCGCCTGGTGGGGCCGGACCGACGATGGCGGGACGCCGCGCCGCGCCCTGATCGCGTCTTCCCTCGTCGCGACCGCCTGCCTGTTGCTCAATTCGAGCCGCAGCATGCAGGGTATCTATGAATTCATGCTGCTGCTTTCGACTTCGTCCGCCCTATGGCTCTACCTCGCCTGCACCCTGGCGGCATGGCGCATGCGGGTGGCGCGCGGATTTGCACTCGTCGGGGCTCTGTATGCGCTTTGGACGTTGTGGGGTGCGGGACTTGAAGCGAGCGGATGGAGCCTCGTGCTGATGGTTGCCGGCCTGCCGCTGTGGTGGCTGGCGCGGCGTGAGGATGCGCGCGGGCCGGCCTCAGCCGAGCAGGGCGTCTAG